A stretch of DNA from Aspergillus flavus chromosome 3, complete sequence:
AGGACTGATCCGTCTGGACAACTGAGAAGCCGTGGAGCGTAGACAAAGCATTGTCCCTTGATTTGTCGTGTAAACGGATACCCGAAGCCAAAATGATAAATGGTTGCCGTAGACGTCCTCAATGAGTAGAGATTGAAAGAGCTAACCCAGTCGAGGTTAAAGTAGAAAGGTCATGAAAATAAACATGTATTGAAATGAAGCAATTAAATAAATTGAACGCAAACCCGCCCACCGCCTACGTGAGCGGGCGGCAGATCAACTCCTCGTCCAACTTTCCGATTCCCCTCAGcctaactatataatttcaTCTATCAGCGTCACAACCCCTCCTGATAAATTTTAGCCTCTAGTGCCGGAAACTGACCTCCATTGCATTGCTCTTACTTTGTTGCTGGGGCCGACACAGCTTACCCAACATGGCTCAAGACCCTCGTGTTCTGCTCCAGAAAGTAAGTTCAAAACCGTTACCTACCCCGGAATGACGATCACTGATGTCCTATGGTCACATACAGGCAGACAAAGCGCTGCAGGGCGCCAGCAGTggcttcagcttctttggTGGACGGTCAGAGAAATACGAAAACGCAGCAGACTTGTACACGCAAGCTGGAAATGCATTCCGGGTTCAGAAGCAGAGTATGTCCCTCCCCCGCACCGCTTAATGTCCGGTGCTATGACGTGCAGAATATTGACCCGCGCCTTTGTGGGAATATAGACAAGGAGGCCGGTTTAGCATTCGAAAAAGCCGCCTCTATCCAAACACAGAACCTGAACGAACCTGATGACGCTGCCAATTCATTACAGGAGGCTTTCAAGGTCTACCGCAAGTCGGACCCTGAAGATGCCGCCCGTGTGCTCTCAAGCGCTATCCAACACTATGTACTAAAAGGCAACTTCCGTCGTGCTGCCACTCAGCAGCAGTATTTGGCAGAGGTGTATGAGGTGGAACTGGGTGATCAGAAGAAGGCGCTGGAAGCCTACGAGAAAGCTGCTGAGTGGTTCGACAGTGATAACGCTGAAGCGTATGTCGTCAATCCCCCATTCTTCCACAATGCtatttactaatttttcTGGTCGATTAGCCTTGCAAACAAGCACTATCTCAAAGCTGCTGATTTAGCTGCCCTGGAAGGCGACTATTACAAAGCTATCGAACACTACGAGAGAATCGGTC
This window harbors:
- a CDS encoding protein required for fusion of vesicles in vesicular transport, alpha-SNAP (vesicular-fusion protein sec17) is translated as MAQDPRVLLQKADKALQGASSGFSFFGGRSEKYENAADLYTQAGNAFRVQKQNKEAGLAFEKAASIQTQNLNEPDDAANSLQEAFKVYRKSDPEDAARVLSSAIQHYVLKGNFRRAATQQQYLAEVYEVELGDQKKALEAYEKAAEWFDSDNAEALANKHYLKAADLAALEGDYYKAIEHYERIGRSSISNNLMKWSVKDYFLKAGICHLATNDLVATNRALENYRDIDNTFVSTREHQLLIDLVQTIEQGDQEAFADKLYQFDQLSKLDKWKTTLLLRIKNNIEEQAEDFS